CTGAGAAAGTTTAGAACACGTTTTCACAGAATTAAGGTATTTATGGAGCAAGAATACTTGAGAAGTGAACACTGATGTCCCAAAGGACTTTGTCCTAAACTCTAGGAGTGTCAAGTCAAAAGACCAGAGCACCAAAACGTACACAAGTTTGGCAGAGGAGTGGGTTGTCTCaatctctccccctccttccaaAGCAGAAAGGTGCTAAATCTTTTATCCGTAGGACCACTTCTCAATTTACACAAACATTGACCAGCAGACAAAAAATGTCAAGTGGCATCTACTCCTGCTCTCTCCCAATCGTGTGCTTTCATATACTGACATCATGACTGGACACGTATCTAGCAGTCCATTAGGGAAGAGAACAGCAGGGAACATGCCACATGATTTACTCTGGAGACCAAAATTCAGCCCACTAAATATTGACTTCAAGTCTAAACTGAGGAGTAATTAACTTAAGATTGCCTCCCAATTTTGGAGATATGCAACAGCTGAAGCACTAAGCTGTATGACTGCATTTGCTTCGAGAAATATGCCCCAATTACATCTTTGATGGTTAGAGCTACAACCTAAAGCACTTAGAAAGGTCTTAATTTTATGAAGAAGACAGGTTCAACCTGGAAGGATACACAAGCAGACAAAGATCAAATCCCGAAGCCCACCCAAGCCAGCCACAAATTTAAGAAAGAGAACAAGGTTCTACCACTTGGGATTCAGCCATCTGGTGAGCACCTAGCAGGCAACATTCCTACAGCAGGCTGCTAAACCACTGGCTTAGTGACACAGGACATATTTATTGAACAATTAATTTCATAAACAAAGCTTACTACTGGTTAGCTGTAGCTCTACATCTAAAAATCAGTTCACCTTATGTGCTATAATGATTCCTTGGCCTTAAATCATGATGCTTTTTCCCCACCCAGGAATTTTAGATTTAGCTGTTATAAAAAGGGGACAAGAGAGAAGTGAGCAGAAGAGGGACTGCAACAAGCAATTGAGTTTTACAAGAcctgggattttttaaattaaggaaaatCAAACTTGTTAGATGACAGTTCTCCATGCAATTGCCAAGATTAAGTTTAGAGTTATTTTTCCAAATCTACTGATTTAGATACCACAAACATTCTAAAAGAAGCAGAATTACAGAACTACAAAGGTTTAAAAGAATCTCCTTCAGTCTCCAGTCCTGCCCCACTCAAAACAGCCAACTTGGATAAGGCTGGCTCAGGACTGTTCATGTCATGCTCTGAATACCTCCTGTAAAGATTCTACAACCTCTGTTACTAGAATATTTGATCACTCCCACACTGAAAAATTGCTTTCCTTTTATGTAATTAGAATTTTCCACATTCTAACCTGTGTACACTATTTCTTAATCTATTACTGTGTACCTCAGAAGGGTCTGACTCCATGTTCCCCGTGCCGTCCTATTAGTAGCTGAAGACAGTAATTAAATCTCATCTTAGCCTTCTCTTCCTAATTACAAATTCAGGTGTTGTACTTCCTCTCTGGTTTCAAGCCAAACTGGGGTATTTTGGCACTCAGTGAAACTCACCTTTTTTATAGGCACATCCTTGACAATAGTGGGACCCTGGCTGATGGACAGAACTCTTACAAATGCGACATATTGCAAATTTGTTCTTTCCATAAGGATCAAAtctgagaaaaaggaagagtattttatttatacaccttgaaatgaagtattttttctgCCTCATCCTAAAAAGTCCAAGCCAGAGGGTGCAGTCAGAAACTCCAGCAAAAACTGTTATTTAGAAAAGGGACACACAAGAATTATTTCTAATAGGCTGCACAAAGTATGCAGAAAAGCTCCCACTTTCCCCATtaagaaacatttcttccaTCACAGACAAAAACTTCATGAAAGCAGAactaaaaatgtgtatttttattaagaTACTACATGACTTTGAACTTAAACACCTTCCAGCAGCATTTTGCCCCCTTGCAAACAGAAAGTCCCTCAGACATGAAGGAAATACTCAAGAGATTATCCTGACAATATTAGCACAGAAAATAAGCATTTCCCGGCTTCTCTCCTATAAAACCATCAAATCCTAGCAATTCCAGTGAGAACTGCAATAAAATACTTGCCCAGACTCTAAGATTGAGCAGAAAGCACCCATGAAATATGGATGGATGCATTTGTACTGACAAATCAAATACCATAATCCCCACAGTTATTATTTACTTAGTGTGTTTTGGACAAGTCTGGAGTAGTTGCCCAGGTATGCAGGAAACAGGCCTCAGTTAGTTTGCTAACTGATGTTCTTAGCCAAAATCAGCGTTCAATACTAACCTTGCCTTCTTTGAGGTCAACGccttgttttcatttaatttgcGACCACCGCTTTCtacaaaaagaataaatcaaTAACTGAATAAATCTCCCAGTTCCAAGCatactttaaaaatctttgtttaCAACTTTTACACATATGCAAATAAAGTTACAGAGAGAGATAAAACACTCAGCACAGCATTAGGGGACAGGATAACAGAACACTTTATACTGCCTTTAAATACTCTGTGTATTGTCCTTGCatacaagaaggaaaaaaacccaaaaaacaaaacagacaagTTCAACACTGAAGAGTCCTGGACAAATAAATTCCCAATGCATTAAATCAGCATGGGAGGGAAAGTACACAAGTTAATATTTAACCTGATTAATAATATAAAGTTTTGGCCTTAAGATGGTGACATAGCTCGGGTGCCCAACTGGCTTTACAATACCTCAAAACCAAGTTGTTAAACCTTCCTGAGGTTACCTGTAGTGTTTCTTGCACCATCTTTCCATGTATCGGGAATGATCACTGTCCCAAGCTTCTTCTCGCCTACATAAGGAAACATTACAAAGGAAAAGATTCAGAAGCACAGAATCAGTTAGGTTGGAacagacctctgagatcatcgagtcccaCCCGTGAGCAATCACCTCCATgtaactagaccatggcactgagtgccacatccaggctttccttaagcacctccagggacggtgactccaccgcctccctgggcagcccattccaatgtgtAATCTCCCTCTCCAGGACGAAATTCTTCTGAATGTCCTACCTAAGCCTTCCCATCCCAGTTTAAGACCACATCCTCTTGTCCCGTCGGTGGTTACCCGGGAGAAGAGGCCGACCCCCGCCTGGCTCCGCCCTCCcttcagggagctgcagagagcagcaaggCCATCTCtgagcctcctcctctccagacTAAACCACCACAGCACCCTCGGCCGCTCCTCATCAGACTCTGCGCTCCAGACACTTCCCCAGCTCCGCTGCCCTTCCTGGGACCTGCTCCACAGGTCTTTTTTTGTAGTGAGGGGCcaagaactgaacacagcactcgAGATGCggcctcagcagtgccgagTTCAGGGGGGACAATCACTTTCCCGTTCCTGCTGCTCACGCTACTGCTGATAGAGGACAGAATCATTTAAACTATGTGTATTAATACGCTCCACAGGCGGAGAATGACAGCTCACACAGGGGAGAATGACAGCTCACACCGGGCCCTGCCGGGAGCCGCCACCCGCGGCCCGCCCTGAGCAGCCCAGGACCCGCGGCTGCTGCTCCGCTCGGGGCAGCCCGGGACCCCCacggggagggcagggcagggcagggtccGGCAGGTCGGGCAGGGCCCCCACACCCCCGTACTCACACTTGTCGCACACCATGGCAGCCCctccgcagccgccgccgcttccggcACCGCCCCGGAGGTGCCGTCGGTCGGGCCCCGCCGCCTTCCGCTGCCGGGCGGCGCCGTGCGCTCCGCGGtgaggggcgggaggggcgcCTGCGGCCCGCGCgggatttgtttttttcagcgagcgctcctctcctgccccaaaATCCGCACCTTCGCCCCCGGCCTGCGCTCAGAGCTCTGCCCTGCGCCGCGCGGCTGGGGAAGATGCTGCCCTGCGGCGCTGCTGCCGTGCGTCGGTGACGGGGTGGGACTCGGTGTCTTGCAGGTGGCCGCTGCCCGGACACCATGAGAGGGGCGGAAATCAGGAGGCTCCTGGCTGCCAACCTGCTCTGCGCAGTGTCCATCGTCCTGGCCGCGGTTGGCCCCGCTTTCTTCCTGGACGGATTCAGCGTCCTGGGAACGCACCTCACGTGGCTGTgtgtttgttctgtttctgttgGTACCCTTAATATAATCTTGCACTTAGTCCTTAAACCAAGTCAGACTCCTAAGAGAAGTTCCTTTGCTCACaaggtaagattttttttaattcttaaattgCTACCAGACAATACAGAGGGGAAGCAAATTCTCTGAAATAATcacatgagaaagaaaacaatttttggtGGTGAATTCTCATCTTCCATGAGTGAGTTGAGTGTAGCACcttttgaaacaaatttttcagtattttcatgaTGTTAAACTTTCTCTACCTGTAAATAACCTGTTCAGGTGAGTGATTCTATGCTTTCCGTTTTCGTGTCAATACAATGTCGTTTGCAGTCCCAAGAATTTGTATGTTGGCAAAACCTGGTAAAATGAAATGGCACAGAACTCATTTTGTAGTCCAGGCCTGACTCATCTTGATAAGTGGATATACCAAGAAGAAATGTTATCGCACGTTTTTCGTGTGAtgactttaaaggaaaaaaatagtttcagaATCTGAGACATAAAAGAGATACTACATTacatttaaacaattttttaaaaatcatatggaaaatattaaaatggcTGGATTTCCTTGTGTGATGAAATTTGCATACAGAAGAATCTGAAGTTGGGAGAAACTTTTTGTAGTGACAGTTTGCAACAGGGAGCGTTGAAGGTATGAATCCCAATGAAATACTTTCGAACAGAATGATTTTGGAGCAGCACACGACTTGCCCAGCAGTGGAGGAGTACCCCAGAGCTTTGAAATCAGGTGGATAGTCTTGCACTCCTGACCTGCTGAGCCAGGCAAGATGCAGTGAATTTAAGATGCCAAGTTCAAAATATAGTTTTAGTTAATgtaattttgattttctgtgttgcaggggttttttatattgtatgttttcttgctttgaaatattttttcacgTTTTGTGAGAGTTGCCTTTTAATGAATGGACATGACAGTCAGATGtaaaacagaaatgtaaaaatatctAATAAAATGACTTCTGTTTATCTTGTCATTTCTGGTTATATTTTTTGTATGTTTGCCCTGTTTAATGGGgtgcatgaaaaaaattttagatGGAGTGcgatcttttaaaattaattatttaaagtaTTAATATATGGAAAACTGTGTTGAAATATGCCATGCTATTATATTGTGCTGTAGCTGAAATTAAAGAAGTAGAGTACAGTGCTGTTGATAAGATATAGACTGTGAGTGTTACTTATGTTCTGTTCTGAAACATGATTCTGATatttcgttgctcttttttagATATCCAGATTTCTAAAATGCTGTATATACTTTTTCATGTCTTGCATACTATTTCATGCGATTATTGTTCTTTATGGAGCACCTCTCATAGAGTAAGTCAGAAGACCCTCTCTTTCTCTAAACATTCTAAGGGGCAGCTCTCCTTGCAGATGTTGGTATAAGTACTTGTGTATTTTCTGGTACACTGGAAGTTAAGGGATAAGCTCCTAGCTGGGGGATGAAGGGTGGCTGTTTTAGCTTTCTCTTGTTggtggtattttttttgttggcttgttcagtttgttttttttggaaGCCAGCTCTTAAACAAGACTGCTGTAAGTAAAAATTGTAAGACAGTTACAAACAAACTATTTATGGTAAACATAAGGGCACAAACATTTTTTGGAGTTTCATTTAGTCATTTTCCCCATAAGATTCTAAAACACCTGTCTTGCATATCTTCCATCCTTTTGATATTAGTGTTTTAACTTttatgaaagtttaaaaaaaatacgaAGCAACCTGGTTTTTGAGAGATAGACTAAGTTACTGACTAATAATAGCATCATGTAGTTTGGTTTCATGGTTGCTATCATAACAccaaactggaaaaataaatggaataatGAAGTAAATATCCAAGCATACTTCAGTTTAGAAGTAGCGATCCATGTGAGGTACACCTGTGGTTTTACAAAATGTTACAGGTGTCAGGCATTTCAAAATATTACCACATTTCACTCTTGAGGTAACAGCAGAACTGTTTCCAGCTTCCTTTACTATTCTACAgagtaagaagaaaataagttatttttctGCATGAGGTTTAAGAAAGCACACACTTTCACAAGTTGACTTAGAggggcttttttcttcctaaatctTGGAACTCTTAGAACATTAGCAACCACCTCACTTAATTTTGTaatattctggttttttgtaGGTCAGTGACTGAGACATTTTTGTTTGCAGTTCTCCTGTCTACCTTTACTACTTTACAGTGCTTGTGTTTGCTGGGACCAAACATACAGGCATGGATACGGGTATTTAGTAAAAACGGGTGAGTTCTAATCTAAAGTTTCTGATATTTCTCTGAATAGAAATGGACAGAATTGATGTCAACAATATCTAATGGaattttttgtaaagaaaaggaaacttcCTGAATGATGGATGGTTTTTGTATTTGTGATTACAGACATATGAAAGCTTCTCTGACAAAGAAAGATTTATTTGAAGACACTGTTTcagaaaaatggctttttatttttggtgtcCAGATGCTAAATCTCACTTTGTATGTGTTTGAAGGAAGTAAAGTTTCCAACACATATTCCACTGGAGTAAAAACATTGTGCAGTCCTACATGATGGTTGTCAAATAAAGGGGAGACCTGACACTGAGCTGTGCATGGAGAATCTTGCACATGATTCAATAGTACCTTCATAAATACAACTTTGAAAGTAGGAATAGGAAGCCAAAACACGCACTGTTTTAAACTTGAATATAATGTGGAAAATTATACATAATTACTGTGTTCTTAAGTATGTAATCTTAACCCATGCTCTTTTTCCAGTTACAAAGAAAGCTGGTTTTGGTGTCAGAGTTTTCAAGCATTAATTTTTTCAGGAGTGTGTTTAAAGTAAAATGAGCCTTCTAACCACATTTTTCACCTCCAGTGGCAGCCATGGCATTATCATGTATCAAGGataatgtatttttcagaagatttccatttcttctgccttttttcatTCCATAAATAATAGCATGGTTGAAAGACTGGGACACTGAAGCAGGCTTCACATATGCTTGAGATTGAATAAGATTTTAGTATTCATTCCCTTTTAATAGTTTGTAATGGTGAAGTCTCATCtcaaaagaaagtgaaaagttGTATTATGCTGCTGACCTATGGAATTATTTTTGGTTTGCACTCCTGTAGAACAAGGACAAAGCTAGACTTTAATACCAGCTTCACGTATTGAATTCTGGTTTATCTCAGTTCTCAacttaatgaaaaatatcttgAGTCCTTGTTCAAGTAATTTACACAGTTTTTTTCAGTGGAAGGCTTAAATAGAGTGTAATAAAAGCAAGGAGTTGTTTAGCCAGAATATATCATTGCTGATTCCCTTAGTCATCTTGGGAGGTTTTACAACAGGAAATAACAGCTGAATTGAAGTAACAGATGTTTGACAATATCAGTCTGTGCCAGGTAGATTTTGAATGCCTGtcaatttctttcttccctagTTTAGATCTTAATGCCATTTCAGCACAATTTTTGCATAGGAAACAGTTGTcttgttttgacattttttgcTGTGAGGACTTGTAAGTACTTCATACTAGTGAGCCATGTGACATTATTGGAGTAAAATGTCTATTGTTAATCATGTTTGTTTACATTTGAGTGAATATAGACTATTAAGAAATAttgtagcaattttttttaatggattgtAGCAGGctgctcatttaaaaataatcctgTGTCTTTTCATTTGACCTCATGAAATTGGAACCTCTTATGTCTGGGCATGAGATGAGTGTAGACATGATGTATTAAAAGGCTGTCTCTAACTGAGCCATGTGGAATGAGATGGGACTGgttaaatggaagaaaaggatGGTGGGGTAAAACAGAGCTACTTGCCTTATAAGTAGAGTTTAGGGAATTGAGTTGCACTGGAACAGTAAGCTTGAAAGTCTGATTAAGTGTATAGCTTAATATGAAAAAAgaatgtgttttaaaagcacCTGAGTGCAATTTAGACTTAAGTAACCTTAAGCCTATGTGCACATAGAATGTGTGAGAAAAGTAAGTCCGTATATTCTACATCACAAACCCTTCCATTCTTAGGTGGCTATAAATAGGGCCCTTTTCACTAATTCTGCATTTGGAAAGGGGTGGGCCCATGCCAGCACTTCTGGACTCCTTATTCTGCCATCTAGACTTGTGGCTGATGTCAGTGTCATGACACTGACCATATGCTGTCATGTGCTCTGTGAGCAGTTAGAGGGAACTGAAAGCTACAGAAAGGGTTATCAGCATTAGTGGCAGCACGTGGTTATTATTTAAATAGTGTTTCTTAGCTGAAATAGCCTCCTGCTTAAAAGTCTTTAAGAAATCAGTTTTCAGtggcctttttttattttcgTTCTTCTGGAGACTGTTTATTTCAAATCACTGCTCTGAGAAATGGTGTTGAAATTTCTGGTATAATAGCAATTATAAGGTGTCACCAGGGTAGATGAGATTTTTATTTGGATATTGCCAAAAAATAGTATAAAACCATGGTGTTAGGGCTCCTTCCAGTTTTCATTATGCCTCTTCTGTCACTTTGTTTGTGAACTGCACACTCTTACAGACTTGAAATGTCCCTTGTAAATGTGGGCATCATCACACACCAAGGGCTGCTTAGTATTTAGTCCTGCTGCAGCCAAGAATTCCAAACCTTGTCTATGAAGGAGCTGTCTCAGTAGATTATTTTATGTCAGCTAATGTCTTAATTCAAACATTATTTAAAGCTGAACTGAATGTATTGTATTATTTAAAGGGGTTAAATAGTTACTTTAGGCTTCAAAAGACCTTTCTGCCACTAGTGTTCATTTATTATCTTCAATATTGCTAGTTTGTCTGCAGTTGTATCTTAGTTATTCAtagtttaaaatgaaagaaacctAGAAAATGCAAAGTTTATAAACATTGCTGCAGTTGTTAGCCTCATGAAAATGAGGAGTTTATGTGGTGGTTTAAAGAATACCTGCAAAAATCCCAATAGCTGTCATTCCATGGAGAAAAGTGAGTAATGGAAGCATTGCTCCTTCAGGATAATGCTGGAGGACAAGTCAGGTTGTCTTTGGGTAGCCAGCCCATGCTGCAGAGTGGTTCAATTAGCAGCTGAAATAGTTGCCAAACTGCCAATGGCTGTTTTTCACTTGGGCACTGTGCCTTGCTAAttctgttgttttgcttttggacTCTGATACCTCCATATGGTACAGCACTCTCTGGTGAATCTGCCACACACACAAGATGTCTGGTGAGGTATAACTGTACCTCGGTTAGTCCTTGGTGTATTCTGTTGTCCCTTTCGCTGCTTTAAGGCTGTAGTGAATGTTCTCTTCCTCATTCTGCCTAGCAGCTCTGCTCAATTATTCAGCTTCTGAAAATAATTCACAACAATTTTCTTTGTGCAGACTCGTAAACAGTTTTACAGGTACATCAGGACTTTtctcttcaagaaaaaaaatctcaagctGGTAGAATTGTGAGTTGGAGTGTTCTAAGTTAAAGGGATTGTGTTATTGCAGAAGAAAGAGTTCTGCTCAAAATGTCAAACTTGCACTGTCAGTATTGTAGTCTGCAGGACCTTTTTTTGCAAACATTGaaaaacatttgctttaaaCTTGTGAGCTGTTTAGCCAATATCAAATGCAGCAGTGTGTAGTCAGAAGTAAAGTCAGAAATTTTATTCTCTTCAAAACCAAGTGTTCATATCACGCAACCTCAACAGCACATGCAAAGTTCAGAGTTTACTATGAATATAGTCTTCAAGCCATAAAAATGCACgtatttttcctctgttagCTGAAGCTAGGTGTATATTTATAATCTGAGATGTATCAAACTTAAATCTCAGATCTCGTACTGTAGTGATTTGGAGCAGGGATTCTAGCCTGGTTCTCCTCTCTTGGAACTGTACCTACTGTGTTCTGATCTTCTGTTGCTCATTTCTTAATTGGTACCAAGTACCCAAATGTTCGTGGCCTGAGCAAAGCAGAGCGATCCATTGGTACACTGATGGTAGCAAGTGCTCATCTGTTTAACAGAAATCCAGCTTTCCAAAAACTTTTGAAATCAGTACTGGTAGAAGGCTATAAACTGAGAACTGAAGTAGTTCAATGTCTCTTATAATATGTGCCATGATTGGTAGTGTAAGAGTTCTTTAGTGTGCAAAAAATTTATCCTGCAGCCAGTGTACTTGAACTTGGATGCCCTGGCTGCAATGTGCAGTTGCATTTACTTgcagtgtttcttttcagtTGATGGAAACTTGTTTTGAAATATTCTCATAGTGaacttctattttaaatttcaaattgTCATAGTCATCAAATATGTCTGCACCACAGAATCCTTTGTGACTGTgcttgtgcttttctgtgcagTCCTACAGTACCCTTTCATGTCTGCCTCTCCCTGCAATGCACACAGTTATTGAGGTAGATTTATTTGCTCAGTCTAGCAGTGTTTCAAGCTCAATAGGAGTGTTTCCAGGTAAAATAAATTAGCTTTTGCAGTAAAcatctcaagaaaaaaaaattcccgaAAGTGTGGTATAAAAAGATTGTAATTATAGCTAAAATTTGCAACTTAGATTTTATCTATAGTTTGTATGGTTTAGAAAAAACCTGCATGCTATTTATCAAATATgtgaatttttgtttctgtttataGCCTCAAAAGTTTTGGGAGAAATCTGATCTAACTCTCTGCCATGATAACTTTTGCTGTTGTTGAAAACTTTTAACACACTTTTTACAGAGCTATGTCCATCTGGGAAAGCAGTCTACAGATTAC
The DNA window shown above is from Corvus hawaiiensis isolate bCorHaw1 chromosome 3, bCorHaw1.pri.cur, whole genome shotgun sequence and carries:
- the CRIPT gene encoding cysteine-rich PDZ-binding protein isoform X1; this encodes MVCDKCEKKLGTVIIPDTWKDGARNTTESGGRKLNENKALTSKKARFDPYGKNKFAICRICKSSVHQPGSHYCQGCAYKKGICSMCGKKVLDTKNYKQTSV
- the PIGF gene encoding phosphatidylinositol-glycan biosynthesis class F protein, with translation MRGAEIRRLLAANLLCAVSIVLAAVGPAFFLDGFSVLGTHLTWLCVCSVSVGTLNIILHLVLKPSQTPKRSSFAHKISRFLKCCIYFFMSCILFHAIIVLYGAPLIESVTETFLFAVLLSTFTTLQCLCLLGPNIQAWIRVFSKNGAMSIWESSLQITSVCSILGAWFGAFPIPLDWDRPWQVWPISCSLGATFGYTAGLIIAPLWIHWNRKQITYKSR
- the CRIPT gene encoding cysteine-rich PDZ-binding protein isoform X2; this translates as MVCDKCEKKLGTVIIPDTWKDGARNTTESGGRKLNENKALTSKKARHLLHVWQEGLGYEELQANFCLIVLASLFMNFSFCVFVQ